DNA sequence from the Dreissena polymorpha isolate Duluth1 chromosome 3, UMN_Dpol_1.0, whole genome shotgun sequence genome:
CTTTTTGGGGGATAGATCTGTTTTTGAAGTTTGTTCAGATTAAGTTGGTTTGGTCAGATGGTCCGATTTGGAAATCCTTCTGGTTACAAACATGGTGCGGAGTCCGCCCTACACAACTATCTATGTGTCTAAGGATGGATTGGTAACCTACTATGATAATATATAGGGTAAGCAGTGTCACACTCAGCTTCATATTTATCCGAGTACTGGTCCACTTTCGACCGGATGTTATGAGCGGGAGATAACGTACATGGGTGGGTGGGGAACCTGACAATACCGGTTACCTGAAAAGACCTAAATCTTGGGATTGTAGGTCGATCTGATAATAAGAAGGTTAGTATAAGTTAATATACTGTTCTTACCACCTGTTCTGAATGAGTATTAcagtgaaataaatatttttataggTGAAAATTATAAAAGTTACGACGAGAACGATAATGTGTGACTGTTTCCGACGCATGCGCATACATCCAGCATACCGGTagtacaattaaatatattttttcacacaTACATGCTGAGCACGCGCTGACTTTTAAGCAAAACACTGACAGCTGGAAGACATTTGACAACACACATAAGGACCTCATGAgtgaattaatttattttctaagGGCTTATGCGTTTAAGTTGGACCGATTTCTTGTCCTATGTCGTGTACTATGTGTGGACGTCTCACAAGCAAGCACatgaatacatacggaatattacgctagtcaattgttccaagagtttgtatcactcgtggcttgtgtgatgacgatTTTattgacgtatcacacgagaggcagAGCCTCGAATGTGACGCGAAaaagcacaagccacgagagtgatacaaactcttggaacaattgactagcgtaatattcattttattatatacaacaactaacgaaaacagttaacaaatgtattttttactttaacaaaactgacaaaacaatgactaaaacggtacgacatagtttatttaagacgcgtatgaatacagttggaaattaacatgtaaacattcgaaccgggaaaacacaggtttccgacacgcttaccttaatgccatcgttagttcaatttttataacaattaagttgacaactttaatccgatgtttataacaaaaacgtttaaacgatatgcacttccacttctatcttccatgtctttatcgaaacttagtttaaaccacactattttagtgtattcctatcgaaatatacatttatgcatgataaacacaaactccaaaatacgttttaacgcatagtttactgttaaaaaacaccacgtccgacatgtccttacagagtttagattaAACTATTGTgctttgtcacagaaatgacgtcacacgatgtactacgtaatatatttcgtaatataaaatatttctattttcggtgcgtgtaatgtgacgtcattaaatgggtcgaagtagtccggctagtatggtaatacggaattggaaacagtgcgtagcgtaatacgggattttttatttcaacgattgatacaacctgtattttgttaaaagcattaaacaggtatataatgtaataaataaatttacTAAGTTGCAGCATGCGGAGAAAAGAAGTAGTTCCACGTAAAAAACCATTAATATCACGTCGTTTAAAAcatgtttcatgtatattaaagcgCGAGCGGATTGAAGCAAATGAGCCGCCAGGAGAACCATCGTCTTCTGGACCTCGTTCGAACAGATCTCCCGTGCCAAATTCTTCACAGAACGAGGTCAGCGATGGGCCAGAGGTCAACAGAGGGTCGCGTGACAACAGAAGTTCATCGGCACATCACGTGACACAAACGCGGGACGCTATGGTGCAAAGCAACATATCTAATGGCATCTCGGTTGGCGGAACAACAGTCCCAACACGTaatattaacaattataataGCGGAGATGATACATCTAATGTAACCAACCAGGCGGGTAAAGCATCGCGACCAAATGCCCACGTTGATACACGTAAAACATATACAAGTGAAGTCCttaaaaataaaaagcaaataacTGTGCCAACTATGGCTGAAATTGCTAGTCAGTATGAACCAGAACATTACAACAAATTCAGCAGAAAGGTGCCCCCGGGAGCGAAAGACGTTGCGTCCTACGGCGAGAAAAAGAACATTGGTTATTCGAACGGAATGATTGCGACGTCTGTTCAAAAGACAAAACCAAGAGCAAGTGACGTCAAAACTAATATTGACGTCACGAATCAAAAGAAATCAAGGCTTACAGGCGGAAAGGATGAAATTATTGATGAAAGGGTATGTAGATTCCAGCAGTGTGTACACATATTAACAGCTATACACTTTCACAGATTTGCCTTCTTCTCAGGTATGGTAATGCATGTGCTGGAACATAGCGTTTTTCGTTCATATTTAATGGATGTCAAAATAATGTGACATACTTAAAAAAAGCAAGTAACTTACTGTTAAGAGTTTGTTATTTATTCCTGGCTCCTAATACCGTAATTTGCAAACAGTGTCAAGAAAAACCAGAAAACAAGAAGATGGAACCAACTAGGCCTACGTTGGAAAccaaatataaattgaaataatacataaatCTATTAAATTTTGACATGTCAATTGCCGCAtatatattgaaaactgtattaCACAATTATTCTACTAAGATATCGACGAATAAACGCATGTGGGATGTTTTTCATGCTGGCATATATATTCTTTAGATCGCGTTTGAGAGAAAAATACAGAAAGAGAATCAAAAACCAGCTGGATACGCAAGGGCACAGGTATGGCAATCACTGTAAAGCTAATGCAAAGAGTAAGCATTAGAGAAACATGCGAAAACATATAAGACGCTTCATTGTTCTATTTCATGGCAGTACTTACTATTTCTCGAAATTAACTTCAATAGTAAATTCAAATGTTCAGTGTTTGTGTAGAAGACAAGCGAGCATTTTTACCAGTAAACCTTATTCCTCTTACCAAGCCATGGGACCATTCGTATTTCATTTAGTAAAAGACAAActacatttattaattattctttttttttctgaaacacAGGAAGCAAAGTTCTACAAGGATCCTAGTTATTATCTCAAGAAGCGAACAAGTATTAGCCCTACGCAGTGGGACATGAGCAAGACAGACATCCAATTTGAAAGACCGCAGCGTCACGGAAAAGGAGTCCATTCGTCCGTGACGTCCATTGACGGAAACAAACGCTCTCGACGTCCAAGCCTAGTTGATAAGGTGACGTCACGCAGCGCGGACTTCACTGGAAGCGTGACCAATCGCAGCGGCATGACGACCCGGATCTCGTTCTATAGGAGAGGAGTATCCCTCGGGCAACAAAACCGGAAGGAGACAACAGCGGTGGTTCATGGGGAAAAAATGTATCACTCGCTGTGGCGCAAGGCGTTCTCGAATGCTTtagaaaaaatgaaagaaaataaggtattgtttataagttttaatttaattattgaaagACAAgtaattaaaacagtgaaaacCCTTTAAACACGAAAAGAAGTATGCATAATGTCATCAATATATTTTCGCCTGTCATTTCGCAACTGTAAGCTCAAAACATAGACCATGTGCTGACAACATACCCTTCCAACCCCCGGCATTTTGCGGATTATGTATTTAATAACGTAGCAGACCTAAGCTTTAGTTTGGCATCCTAAAGGCGAGTGTTTATTGTTAGGTCATATTTTAAGTTCACGTGTTTAACGCTTTTTAGGGATGTACAAACAACCAGATAGCGTTTTCTAAGAAGATGTGTCACTCAAAGAAATTAGACAACTTTCTGTAAGGTCAATATTTAACTTCAAGGCCAccaatatgaaaaacaagaagATTAACATGTGTCTTTCAGAAACTACTCCCATTTATTCCCCCTCCACCCTGAGCGGTCTATTATAAAATCAATTGAGTATTTTTTCATTATTGCAAAAACGCAAAGTGAGACATGCAAGATGTTCATTATACCAGTTTTAATTGATAATTTTCTCGAACGACCTAGACAAGAAGGATTCTTTTGTCCACTCCGGTCATTCTCGACGAGGAAGTTGAGAAGCGAGCACGTGACAGGAAGCGAGCGGTCACGTGGAAACCAAGGCGCTTTCAAAGTGTGCCGGTTGTATCGCCGTCTTTAGATGATTGGTCGTCGGTAAGTGTGCCGTGCTATGTTAAACAAAAGTATGCTCAATttggtgaaaaaacaacaacaacatatgtgtagAATAGTTGTTTGTATACACTAAACCGACCGACCCTAATTTTTATGGTTTTCCAGTTTTCCGTTTTGGTAATAATCGATCACATTTGGTATTTTTTCGAGATGTTAACAGCAGAAATCACCATATTAGTTTTGGCCTTATGCTTGTTTTATCCCTGGAATAAATAAATATCCTTGCGaaaatggtggtggtgatgatgatgatgatgatgatgatgatgatgatgatgatgatatattgCTGATATATTGACAATCCTTGTTCCTCATTAACATTTAGACCGGCGGCAAATCCTCGCCAGATTTTAAATTCCTCGCCCGTGGGCCCTATTCGGAGAGATTCAAACAACAGTCTGGCCTGCAGGTGGTCATGAGGCAGCAACAACAGCAATATGAACAGCAGCAACAACGCCGCCTTGCGGAAGTGAAAGAGCGGGACACCACGAGTCCATCGCTCTCTCCAGTTATACCCAAACGCAGTACCATAGTCACCAAATCCGGTTTAAACCGGATGTTTAACATTCAGGTTTAACAGTTGCGTTCGTTgattataatttatgtatttCTGCAATTGTTGTTTGATATACAAGTATTTGCCATTGTATACCGCGTCGAAGTAAACCTGTCGCAGTTGCTATTGATCGTATTTTATTGTCGCCTTCGTCTTAGCACTTGATACAACAAGttgtttgtttctgttttaaaataataacagaAGGACAAACTGTACTTTTTTCCGGGTTCTTGCTAATATTAATTTAGAATCCAAACAAGCTTTCAGAGCAAATCAATTTTACTGTGCTGCTCAATGTTCAATTCGCTCAAGTATACTAACGTATTCAGCTCAAAACCGATGTATTCGTCAATCTCCACCAAGAATGCTTACAGTTGTTTTGTCTGCGATGCCATATACATACCCAATCTACACACAGTTTTGCTTGGAATAGTATGTTGATGTATTAaattttgtgtatacatgtaggtccatgaaatatataaagtggagctatcatactaaccccggcgtcggcgttcccgttccCGTTCCCGttcccgtgagcgttggaatgttaaagtttgcgtaccacctcaaatatttcctatgtctcttgacatattgcttttatatttttcatacttttttatcaacataaccccaacctataaacaagagcagacaactgtataaagcattgtgtaagaattatggccttttttcacttagaatatgcttattattgataaatctatgtaaaagtttgcgtaccacctcaaatattgtcccttgacatattgctttcatattatgcatacttctttaccaacatgaccctaatctatcaacaggagcagacaactgtaacaagcattgtGTAagatttatggccttttttccctcttagaatatgcatattattgataaatctatgttaaagtttgcgtaccacctcaaatattttctatgtaccttgtaatattgcttttatattttgcatacttcctcaccaacatgaccacaatctataaacaagagcagacaactgtatcgagcattttgtaagaattatgttccctttttatacttagaaatttgaaaatttggttaagttttgtgtttaggttcactttcttcctaaagaatcaaagctattgctttcatacttgcaacacttactaactatcgtaaggggactgtacagggcaagttgcataactctggttggcattttaacggaattatggcccttttttgtcttagtaactttgaatattttgttaaattttgtgtttagatccactttacttcttaagtatcaaggctattgctttcaaacgtcAAATAcgttcttactatcatgagggtattgTACCTGGTacgttgaatttgaccttgacctttgaatgaccttgactgtcatggtcaaattaataaaatttaattaaattgccataacttctttatttataatcagatttgattcatactttgacataacaacacttacctgacataccacaatggactctacccaaaccatcccccaccccCACACCAGAatcctgcccccccccccaatttttttaaaattatttttcctttttttatttttgaaagatcatctaataaatgaccacacccccacattatacctccctctccACCCCAACCCCAAccccacccaaaaagatttttttctttgacaatccacaaatatttatttactttatttttgaaggatcgTCCAACCCTCCaatccaagctattgctatcaaacttgaaataaaatcttattagtttgttttatgtctttacaaatgttaaagaGGTTGTGGAatatatacctgaactcagaatcatctataaagtacaacttctttaaaacataagcgatcaatatgttttaattatggtcctcttccacttagaatatgactatattaccttgaccttattaaatattaacaatttccccatgatggcttaagttatactgttaagcactcgaatagtcgagcgcgctgtcctctgacagctcttgtttctcttGCCGTTTATGATTCCTAGCAAGTAGTAAATATTTgctacatttatttaaacaaaacgcaTGCGGTTGTCATAAGtcttaaaaaatcattaaaaagaaTCACCGAATTAGTTAAATTGTGCTGgttgcattattttgtaaaaatatcacgtATACTATGTACTGGAGACCTAGATCTAAGATGGGTCTGTTACATGTAGATAATGCCAATTGTTGAATTATATTGTATTATGACCACTTTGCACACATTTAATAGCCAGACGCTGATATCTCGAAAATACGTATGTCCGTTTTAAAAGGATTAGattatgcttatttttttatttgcataaacCATTTTTTTAGAATGTTACACGatttaattgaatattgtttGTGACCTTATCGacgtatattatataataatatattaatattttagtttACACTATCGACTTTGATAGTTGATGAATAAGAATCGACGAAACAAGTGATTTAAACAGCTAATTCTTGTACCTGGCGTAAGCATTTCAGTAAAATCGGGTGTGATGTAATTAGTGAGATaactaattgtgtttttttttataatatgcatAGAAGACTGGCGCCGTTGACGTATGaatatgtgaatatttaaaatagtGCTTTGCCAAATATATTCAAACAGTTTGTACGACTTAGGGAAGTCTACTGCACAACGATAGAGGCGTTCCAAGCCAGCCTGGGAACCCTCTCATCCAGCCATTGATACCTTATAAATAGTTTTAACCAACACCACACTTTTACAACTTTTTTTATCGGGCAATCACGGCATTGACACGggatttcataaaaataaagaaaaataaatattcaaaccacctgtatttttgttttgtatagcATCCATTGCAGCATGCAGTCGTTATATAACGACTGTTGAGCTGTTAGATCGAGAGTAAATACTGCTACAATATCAGCACAATCTTACTAATTGCATACTTGACATTACAGATGAACTTTCTGCATGAACATTGAATTAACTTATATTGCGGTACgttgtatataataattattataatatcatTCACGTATCGTATACGCTGATACACTTTCAAGCAAATATAACTTGTTCAGACGAGGTGCTATGAGCGGGTATTAATTAacataaagttctgttctgttagAATGGTTCGTGTATGCCACAAAACAGGTTATAACAATGTTACATATGTAACAACCCCTTCTCCCTACATATAAGATCAAGGTAACACTTCAACTTGCAtcttgcaattaaaataaaaacaccacacaTGTTTTTCATGTACAGTCAACATGCCATATGCAAGACTCGTCTAGCTAAGAGGCAAAGGTCATACTAAGAGGAGAAACGATATACGTGGGCAAAACTGAACTTGTTTGGACTTTTAACTTACTATCATGACCTTGTAATATAACTCGACACCAAACGTTTTACAATCAGGAGACGACATGTCACGTGAAACACCCATGGTCTTGGTTTAAAGGTTATGGTCgaactttgaggtcaaaggtaaagcgACATTTGTATTTTCGTCATTCATCATGTAATAAAACAAGCACAATGTTAACTATATGAATGAGCTCGTCGCGTGTATTATCCTTTTCCAAAGCTCTAAGTCAATGTAACACTTtaaggtttaacccatttatgtctagcgtctagaaaaggccttggcaaacagcgtagactcagatgagacgccgcatgatgcggcgtctcatccgggtcttcgctgtttgcttaaaggaatttttgtttagaaatattctaaatatagaaataaatataccagacatgcctaattttggaaataaattgatccactttagaaggatggtagaatacactaggcataaatgggttaaggtcaaATTCAAGCGTTAACCATCGCTTCCAAATAATCCATTCAACGTATTAGtttttgtatacatatatgtggAATTACAATCAACAGTATTAGATTAATACAATTtctttcatccatagtttttcgCACGATCGTTTTTATCGGTCAATTCGCAATTATTTAGAGTTCTGCTGCGTTTTAAAAAAACCATGATAATGAAGGACACGACGAAAGCGATTCCAATTTAAACACCACGCATATTCTCGCAATGGAAACTAAAAGTAGATTTTGATAAAGCTTTGCCCAGgattaaggatttttttttattgttgatgGCTAGTTAAACAACATTAACCTAATTCTGTGTTTTATAGAAATTATTCGaacaaatgttttcatacatTACCATTATATCAACTGACATGTTGAAGAACGAAACGGTAATGTTGTAATCAAATATGCTGTTATTACGTCTTTGCAACTTCAACTCAGTAGAATTAAAAGTCGAATTAGGAAAAGAACCCGGCATTTCGTTTCTAGGTGAGCTAAAGTGCAAACATAAAACACTGGGCGAACAATCTTTTAAACAAGAagtgctctgagaaaacggggttaaatgcatacgCTTAAAGTGCCGACCTATAGATAAGCCTCTGCGGActtcacatgcatttaaccccctttttgcATAGCGAGGCTCACATCAAAGTGCGCGTTTTACCGGTACATGGGAAGACTGCGGATACAAGCATTAATCGAATTGGTTGTCATAGTAACGGAAAATCTGAAAAACTGCTGTTGGGATATGAGTTATTTCCCGAACACCTCACTACTAAGCAAAATCGATCCAGGGCGGAGGAATGCAGAACGCGCTTACCGTCGCGCGCTGAGCAAAAACACTAAAGCAAGCGATCTAGGATTTTTCATCGGGCGCAGCTCGTGTGGGAGTAAAGATTTACAAGTGATACAGTGTCGTATAGTTTGTGAGAGCAGTGGAATAATTCGCACGCGGTAGTTTTGTGTGAACATTTTTTTCAGCAATAATGGGTTTTAATACCTCGTCGGTGTGGATTAAAGTTGCAATTATTTGCCTGGCTTTGGCCCTGCTGTTGTTTGTAATCGGGTTTGCCACCACCCACTGGATGGTCTTATCCGGCTACCGTTCATCATCGTACGGGTTGTGGAGTCACGAATATTGCGATCATCACCGCTGCGCTGACAACAAAATCACCGGCGCTCTTTTGCGTCAGTATAAATGGGAAggtaaaaataatgaaacacgACAACGGATGATTCTAACTGCAAAATTGAGTTGAGTCGTGCTCTGTAAAACAAGCGGGTTTATTGCATGCGcgttaattgtcgtcccagattagcatgtgcagtccgcacaggcttatcaggctcGACaccgctttccgcttttatgatatttttttgcttcaagaaagtctcttcttagctaaaatcatGTCCGACAAATTGCATCAACTGCGGTGCGTGTCTGACAAATTGCATCAACTGCGGTGCGTGTCTGACAAATTGCATCAACTGCGGTGCGTGTCTGACAAATTGCATCAACTGCGGTGCGTGTCTGACAAATTGC
Encoded proteins:
- the LOC127873436 gene encoding uncharacterized protein LOC127873436, with the protein product MLTALGKDITNDELHELFRTIDINGDQNIDFDEFISLMEIEFKSSQSERFIREAFAVFDEAGDGHVTTEKLKQVIQTLECGFSEEELDEMIQYADEDGTGRVNYEGLIGLLSFENETLLTAYKKRERIEANEPPGEPSSSGPRSNRSPVPNSSQNEVSDGPEVNRGSRDNRSSSAHHVTQTRDAMVQSNISNGISVGGTTVPTRNINNYNSGDDTSNVTNQAGKASRPNAHVDTRKTYTSEVLKNKKQITVPTMAEIASQYEPEHYNKFSRKVPPGAKDVASYGEKKNIGYSNGMIATSVQKTKPRASDVKTNIDVTNQKKSRLTGGKDEIIDERIAFERKIQKENQKPAGYARAQEAKFYKDPSYYLKKRTSISPTQWDMSKTDIQFERPQRHGKGVHSSVTSIDGNKRSRRPSLVDKVTSRSADFTGSVTNRSGMTTRISFYRRGVSLGQQNRKETTAVVHGEKMYHSLWRKAFSNALEKMKENKTRRILLSTPVILDEEVEKRARDRKRAVTWKPRRFQSVPVVSPSLDDWSSTGGKSSPDFKFLARGPYSERFKQQSGLQVVMRQQQQQYEQQQQRRLAEVKERDTTSPSLSPVIPKRSTIVTKSGLNRMFNIQV